The Pecten maximus unplaced genomic scaffold, xPecMax1.1, whole genome shotgun sequence region tggttatacagattacgctaaatgtaacaatatactttcgttgcacaaaaatcctatcataaacaaaatcgtgatgaaaatgataacaagacgagtggataaaaataccgattaaccgattcattgatttctttaaacaatttcacggattttgaaaggattttgtgacattgtgaacgtcgaaatttacgataaatatttcatttcacaatttgttcaaacgatatgattttagacttacctgcatggtaaagggaagtagcgCAGGTCCTCTTTCCGGAGCGGTTTGTGTAATTTCCCTCAAATCCTGCAgcctttcacatgtttttcacattaccattcagttcatttacaacaattggCTGAGTTAATTCCTTGGTATCAACTATTCCAATGTCAGTAGCTACCGTGTCACTATCTTCAAGTTCATACTCATACTTATCTACGGcctgtgataatgttatatcgtcGAGGTCAGTGAACACATCGACATCAGTGATCAGTACCTGATCCGTCATGGTTGACAGTCTCACTAAAAATGAATGGGctactgtgacagaaaacaaaacgtgtcagaaattggcgggaaacatatcacagtgacaggttctgatcaattttatagctccacccctaggcacgtgggtgacaaaacatcggctgtcattggataaaacagatacaaaatgggtactcgtgacgtatcgcatatatcacactcgtgctacgcactcgtgtgatatatccgatacatcactcgtacccattatgtatctattacgtATCTGACCGTGCTGTAAAAGGCAATGGAACATATGCTTCAAAATATAATTAGCATTAAAATCCGTGGCGACAAACAATACACACCGGATATCACATCACATCATATCAACAGCAATACATGCTTATAATTCATAAATAGGTATAAAGAGTAAATTATATGATAAggacatgtatataattcatCAATTAACAAACATTATCGGTATGTATATACTCGCACTAAAGCATTAACATATAAAATGACCAATCGTCAAAGCTTAATGTTACAACAAATTATGACGTTATTCAATACAAATTTAGAAGTACTATACCGATATGTCAATATTACAAACATCAGTGAAAGTATTCTTGTTTCTATGTAGTCTTTGATACTGACATTGTTTTTTCAGTGTATTTACAGAATCTTGAGATGTAACATTAGATTTTTGTGCTAATATCTAAAGATAATGGAAGACTCAATGTAGATTACTAAAACgtgaaaatatatacagtacctaaaACATATCTAACCATTGAAATGTGTATACGGATATTTTGTACTATACGTGTTCTGTATTAAATGTTCTATCAATAAGACTATCGTCAGGTATCCCCCTCTCCAAACCTGTCCAgcagtactttgatttttaaCTCTTGCAGACGACATGCCACTTCCGGTGTTAACGGGTTGCCGCGCAAATCAAATTCTTGGAGAGAAGGCATTTGTAGCAACCTTTCAACATCAATGTCTGAAACGAAAAAAGTTGTTACTGAAGATTTGTTACTTGATTAAGGTCTTAAATGgaaacttttatttaatttgagTGCCGCTGAAAATATTcaagtaatgtatatataaaggaatTCCCCTGGTCATATTTTCCATATTATGTATTTGCTTACTTCATGTACTTGAAATGATGTAAAAATTATTGTCGTTgacttacattatataataaaaaacatGTCATTTTGATATAACATAATCACAAGTACAAagtgtaataataaaaaaaaaatatgtgtgatTTTGATTGGGTTTGTTTAATAGGTTAGACTCGAGAGCACTTATCTTGTCTTACCGGCGATGTGATTGTGGTCGATTTTCAGTCgttttaagttagaatattgGTACACAATGTCTGGTAGACAGGTGAATTGGTTCCTAGAAATGTCCAATGTTTGTAGGAAAGTCAGCTCACTCATTTCCTCCGGGAACTCGGACAGATTATTATCACTCAGATCCAGCTCTGAAGGAAACAATTTAGGACAATCGGGATAGTTACATCATACATGAGAAGTATGGAACGCccaattaacatatattca contains the following coding sequences:
- the LOC117319705 gene encoding leucine-rich repeat-containing protein 20-like isoform X1, whose product is MAAEAALVANRLQEAKESNIIDLTSCGLMKVPDAVYIFLKHTPVQSCSFSKNQLKRVPPRFPTTFKTIQELDLSDNNLSEFPEEMSELTFLQTLDISRNQFTCLPDIVYQYSNLKRLKIDHNHIADIDVERLLQMPSLQEFDLRGNPLTPEVACRLQELKIKVLLDRFGEGDT
- the LOC117319705 gene encoding leucine-rich repeat-containing protein 40-like isoform X2: MAAEAALVANRLQEAKESNIIELDLSDNNLSEFPEEMSELTFLQTLDISRNQFTCLPDIVYQYSNLKRLKIDHNHIADIDVERLLQMPSLQEFDLRGNPLTPEVACRLQELKIKVLLDRFGEGDT